Proteins from one Coffea arabica cultivar ET-39 chromosome 8c, Coffea Arabica ET-39 HiFi, whole genome shotgun sequence genomic window:
- the LOC113705570 gene encoding uncharacterized protein: MALIGDALRQAFMPKYEYQSLREEDKAWHKLQRPLALFLLGLISVVILISTIISLHIVFPIDPLNRPFCNDLRIQPLPINVTSPAAVHGGSGGGGDSDLFPGAFYLTDQETVDYYWMVVFVPSAFLFGASVVYLLAGIIVAYTAPVRHGCLRVVENNYCASRRGGVRCLSILNLAFAIIFGLLALFLGSTLLTLGSRCSVPLFWCYETASWGLVILYGGTAFFLRRKAAAVLDESNFTGQNLGVEMLEAHPLEVTPEVERRVNEGFKAWMGPSLLSSDEEDEPDDYQEVPNLSRTNSARQRV, from the exons atggcATTAATAGGCGATGCTTTGCGGCAAGCATTCATGCCCAAGTACGAGTACCAGAGTCTTCGCGAAGAAGACAAGGCCTGGCATAAATTACAACGTCCATTAGCGTTATTTTTGCTGGGTTTAATTTCTGTTGTGATTTTGATTTCCACTATTATTAGCTTGCATATAGTTTTTCCGATTGATCCCTTGAACCGCCCGTTTTGTAATGACCTAAGAATTCAGCCTCTTCCGATTAATGTAACTTCCCCCGCGGCTGTTCATGGCGGAAGTGGCGGTGGTGGGGATTCGGATCTTTTTCCTGGCGCGTTTTATCTCACGGATCAGGAGACTGTGGACTACTATTGGATGGTGGTGTTTGTCCCCTCGGCTTTTCTTTTCGGGGCTTCTGTAGTTTATCTTCTTGCAG GAATCATTGTTGCTTATACTGCTCCAGTAAGACATGGATGCTTGAGGGTTGTCGAGAATAATTACTGTGCTTCTAGAAGGG GTGGAGTGCGCTGTCTGTCCATTTTAAATCTTGCATTTGCAATCATTTTTGGTCTCCTTGCTCTGTTTCTTGGTTCAACCCTTCTTACGCTGGGGAGCAGATGCTCTGTGCCCTTGTTTTGGTGCTATGAGACTGCATCTTGGGGGCTTGTCATTTTATATGGGGGAACTGCATTCTTTTTAAGGAGAAAAGCTGCTGCAGTTCTTGATGAAAGTAATTTTACGGGGCAGAATCTTGGTGTGGAAATGCTTGAAGCACACCCACTCGAAGTCACACCTGAAGTGGAGAGACGTGTCAATGAAGGTTTTAAGGCGTGGATGGGCCCATCTTTATTATCATCTGATGAGGAAGATGAACCTGATGACTATCAGGAAGTTCCAAATTTGTCAAGGACCAATTCTGCCCGGCAAAGAGTGTAA